A single genomic interval of Armigeres subalbatus isolate Guangzhou_Male chromosome 1, GZ_Asu_2, whole genome shotgun sequence harbors:
- the LOC134206287 gene encoding uncharacterized protein LOC134206287, which translates to MVSDQTTEGFIAALRRLVARRGRPEIIMCDNARYFVGAKRELDQLRRLFNSQAFTRSIPQAAANEGIHFKFIPPRSPNFGGLWEAAVKSMKFHLKRTLGTSIVTPDEFSTLLSQIEACLNSRPLTPVSNDPTDLDILTPGHFLIHRPMTAVLEPSLKDLKESSLSRWQRVQCYLQIIWRKWSTSYLSDLQNRTKWIVEKKNLAVDTMVLLKDENQPPLRWPLGRIVEIHHGNDGNVRVVKVRTQDGLYTRAVSKICVLPIQDNESLLTNSQDDQ; encoded by the coding sequence ATGGTATCAGACCAAACCACCGAAGGATTTATCGCGGCTCTTCGACGTTTAGTGGCTCGTCGGGGGCGGCCAGAAATCATAATGTGCGACAACGCAAGGTATTTCGTCGGTGCGAAGCGTGAACTAGATCAACTGCGTCGGCTCTTCAACTCGCAAGCTTTCACAAGGTCCATACCGCAAGCGGCCGCAAACGAAGGAATCCACTTCAAGTTCATACCGCCGAGGTCGCCCAATTTCGGGGGCCTCTGGGAAGCGGCGGTGAAATCGATGAAGTTCCATCTCAAGAGAACTCTTGGGACAAGCATAGTAACTCCAGACGAGTTTTCGACGCTTTTATCGCAAATAGAAGCATGTCTGAACAGCCGTCCACTCACACCAGTGAGCAACGACCCAACGGATCTGGACATACTTACGCCAGGTCATTTCCTAATACATCGACCGATGACTGCAGTGCTCGAACCATCACTGAAGGACCTGAAAGAAAGCAGTTTGTCGAGGTGGCAAAGAGTTCAGTGCTACTTGCAAATTATCTGGAGAAAATGGTCCACATCGTATTTGTCTGATTTACAAAATCGCACTAAATGGATAGTCgagaagaaaaatcttgcggTCGACACGATGGTGTTGCTCAAGGACGAAAACCAGCCACCACTCCGGTGGCCACTTGGCCGAATCGTCGAGATACATCATGGAAATGATGGAAACGTACGCGTTGTTAAAGTGCGGACCCAAGACGGTCTGTACACTAGGGCCGTAAGCAAAATATGCGTCCTGCCGATTCAGGACAACGAGTCGCTCTTGACAAACAGTCAAGACGATCAATAG
- the LOC134206288 gene encoding uncharacterized protein LOC134206288 — MTKKDLRILVKQERTLRHSLENFKQFIANYQDDRDRSSLEMRMTKLDDIYEKFLDVRLQIEVITDDQEEDHFTETVETEEEQKALRISSIEQREQENAKLILEFENEYYQVKQSMLAFSIPAGTSKASVVPSNRASAGSDMQLRVKLPELKLPSFSGKLREWITFRDSFISMIHGNEHLPPIDKFTYLRSSLAGDALREIASIELAAANYPIAWKTLHDTYDNKKLIAKSYIDALFAVKPMDKESYEQLNRVVGEFETNLMMLDKLGENTEGMSTILQHMVCQRLDSNTLRNWENHYHSTQIPRYKDLISYLKEQCLVLRSISSSRSSQGESKKQFRSTVLSHSGIQQVAVCPFCGEQAHSAFKCSRFCKMKISERAEEAKRKSLCLNCLSPGHIARFCTKGSCHTCGRNHHTLLHSVPPSVSQSRPAQQSSSQTGKKTQAPNSSPPQNSSKPQANNSISPQQMNASNEAATSQTRTTFASTSQPHTTDHSSTSYNTVLSSTTHTLPNTVILSTALINISDGHGNTTIARALLDSGSQLCFMSQRLAQKLNFKRRRECLPIKGIGQAATCSTQSITAWIHSRVSHYTVLMQFYVLPKVTADLPLSKLDISKWTFPKGINLADPEYYYPSTVDIIIGAEIFFDLLVDGHFKLAEGGPVLQNTQLGWVVSGKVSESSRTTTSLTAVACTEEKLDDLLTRFWELESCRTTSTMSLEESQCERIYNETTTRDVSGRFVVTLPKKPFLIDRLGESRSIALRRFTALERRLDANAKLKEDYSGFIHEYLEMGHMKEIQVDPDVPEIAPYPYYLPHHAVVRPESTTTKLRVVFDASCATMSGVSLNEALMVGPVVQEELLSIVLRFRLYKFAIVADIAKMYRMVNIASEDQQLQRILWRDSSSEAIRTFELNTVTYGTSSAPYLATKCLQRLAEEGAQQYPLASSILSKDFYVDDMLTGANSVEEGIKLYQELSHLLETAKFTLRKWSSNSPEILAAIPEPLKDDRTSLELEPSKATIKTLGLSWEPRSDYFRFTVPQWSNSTEINKRIILSDFARLFDPLGLVGPVVVQAKIFIQNLWKQKCSWNETLGEDLQQWWMDFRHNLADLSTLKVPRWLAFDNSIVSLEIHGFCDASEKAYGACIYLRCTSFDGQVTVNLITAKSRVAPLDDVQRKRKKISIPRLELSSAVLLSHVYEKVVDSLRVKAQPFFWTDSTIVKCWLSSTPSRWQMFVANRVSEVQHLTRTGTWNHISGSENPADVISRGMTPERLANHHTWWHGPEWLRNPRNFWPKGTTTDAEELDQSLLEKKSTIAVPVQLQVPNDIFKLRSSFLALVRIAALCRRFTYNCSNPASRRKGYLSYQEREEATLALVRLAQSDSFAEDKEEISSRGQVSPSSRLKSLHPALVNGILVVGGRLENASVSK; from the coding sequence ATGACGAAGAAAGATCTACGCATCCTGGTGAAGCAGGAACGTACGTTGCGACACTCGTTGGAAAACTTCAAACAGTTTATTGCCAACTACCAAGACGACCGTGATCGCAGCTCCCTAGAAATGCGGATGACGAAACTGGATGATATCTATGAGAAGTTCTTGGATGTTAGACTGCAGATCGAAGTGATTACCGATGACCAAGAGGAAGACCACTTCACGGAGACCGTGGAAACAGAAGAAGAACAAAAAGCTCTGCGGATATCCTCGATCGAACAACGAGAGCAGGAGAACGCAAAATTAATCCTGGAGTTCGAGAATGAATACTACCAAGTGAAGCAGTCGATGTTGGCGTTTTCCATTCCAGCTGGAACAAGCAAAGCTTCAGTCGTACCTTCGAATCGTGCTTCGGCTGGCTCCGACATGCAGCTGAGAGTCAAATTGCCCGAGCTCAAATTACCTTCATTTAGCGGAAAGCTGCGAGAGTGGATCACATTCCGAGATTCATTCATCAGCATGATCCATGGCAACGAACATCTACCTCCCATTGATAAGTTCACTTACTTACGCTCTTCGTTAGCTGGTGATGCGCTTAGGGAAATCGCGTCAATTGAATTGGCAGCAGCAAACTATCCTATTGCTTGGAAAACGTTGCATGATACTTATGACAATAAGAAGTTGATTGCTAAATCATACATCGACGCATTGTTTGCTGTGAAGCCCATGGACAAGGAATCCTATGAGCAACTGAATCGTGTGGTAGGCGAGTTCGAAACCAACTTAATGATGTTGGATAAGCTTGGCGAAAATACGGAAGGGATGAGTACCATTCTGCAGCACATGGTGTGCCAACGACTGGATTCAAACACCTTGAGAAACTGGGAAAATCACTACCACTCAACTCAGATTCCACGGTACAAGGATCTTATCAGTTATCTTAAGGAACAATGTCTGGTTCTGCGAAGCATCAGTTCGAGTCGTTCAAGTCAAGGAGAATCTAAGAAGCAATTTCGTTCAACGGTCCTGAGTCACTCGGGAATTCAACAAGTTGCAGTTTGTCCGTTTTGCGGCGAACAAGCACATTCTGCTTTCAAGTGCAGCAGATTTTGCAAGATGAAGATTTCGGAGCGAGCGGAGGAGGCAAAACGGAAATCTCTGTGCCTAAACTGCCTATCACCTGGTCATATAGCAAGATTCTGTACTAAAGGATCTTGTCACACCTGTGGAAGAAACCATCACACTCTTCTGCATTCTGTACCCCCTTCAGTGTCACAGTCAAGACCAGCGCAACAGTCAAGCTCGCAGACAGGTAAGAAAACGCAAGCACCTAATTCGTCACCACCACAAAACTCATCGAAACCCCAAGCTAACAACTCAATATCACCTCAGCAAATGAATGCTTCAAACGAGGCCGCCACTAGCCAGACACGAACAACATTCGCAAGTACTAGCCAACCACATACCACTGACCACTCTTCTACTAGCTACAATACAGTCCTCTCGTCCACTACACACACACTTCCAAACACTGTTATTTTGTCGACGGCCTTGATAAACATAAGTGATGGTCATGGAAACACCACCATAGCACGCGCTTTGTTAGATTCAGGGTCACAACTGTGTTTCATGTCCCAAAGACTGGCtcaaaaattgaatttcaaacgcCGTCGAGAATGCCTACCTATCAAAGGCATCGGTCAGGCGGCCACTTGCTCCACGCAGTCCATTACTGCTTGGATTCATTCTCGTGTGTCACACTATACTGTGTTGATGCAGTTTTATGTCCTACCAAAAGTTACAGCGGATTTACCGTTGAGCAAACTCGATATCAGCAAATGGACCTTTCCCAAGGGAATAAACCTCGCCGATCCAGAGTACTACTATCCCAGCACAGTCGATATCATAATTGGAGCGGAGATATTCTTCGATCTGCTAGTAGATGGGCATTTCAAACTAGCAGAGGGTGGCCCAGTCCTGCAGAACACCCAACTAGGATGGGTCGTTTCTGGAAAGGTCTCCGAAAGTTCCAGAACTACTACCTCGCTCACAGCTGTCGCATGTACAGAAGAAAAATTGGATGATTTGTTAACACGATTTTGGGAGTTGGAATCTTGTCGCACTACTAGCACAATGTCGCTAGAGGAATCGCAATGTGAAAGAATCTACAACGAAACAACCACGAGAGATGTTTCAGGAAGGTTTGTGGTAACTCTTCCGAAAAAGCCTTTTCTAATCGATCGTCTAGGCGAATCCCGATCAATTGCGCTTCGTCGCTTTACTGCACTAGAGCGACGGTTAGACGCAAATGCAAAGTTGAAGGAGGATTACAGCGGTTTCATACACGAATATTTGGAAATGGGGCACATGAAGGAAATCCAAGTAGATCCTGACGTACCAGAGATTGCACCGTATCCGTACTATTTGCCGCACCACGCCGTAGTTCGACCTGAAAGTACCACCACCAAACTTCGCGTCGTGTTCGACGCATCTTGCGCAACAATGTCTGGAGTGTCGCTGAACGAAGCTCTCATGGTTGGTCCAGTAGTACAGGAGGAGCTTTTGTCAATCGTCCTCCGTTTTCGCCTATACAAGTTCGCCATTGTGGCGGATATAGCCAAGATGTACAGGATGGTCAACATCGCTTCAGAGGATCAACAACTTCAACGAATACTATGGAGAGACTCCTCCTCCGAGGCGATTAGAACCTTCGAATTAAATACCGTTACTTACGGAACGTCCTCAGCCCCATACCTGGCAACCAAATGCCTCCAGCGTTTGGCAGAAGAAGGAGCACAGCAGTATCCTTTGGCTTCAAGCATTCTGTCCAAAGACTTTTATGTGGATGACATGCTCACGGGAGCCAATAGCGTTGAGGAAGGTATCAAGCTGTATCAGGAGCTGAGTCATCTATTAGAAACAGCGAAATTCACTTTAAGGAAATGGAGTTCCAACAGTCCGGAAATATTAGCAGCTATCCCAGAACCGTTGAAGGACGACCGCACATCCTTGGAACTAGAGCCATCAAAAGCAACCATTAAAACCCTGGGACTCTCATGGGAACCTCGATCGGACTATTTTCGGTTCACTGTTCCTCAGTGGAGCAACTCTACTGAGATTAACAAGCGTATCATCTTGTCCGATTTTGCTCGTCTATTTGATCCCCTTGGATTAGTCGGACCAGTAGTTGTCCAAGCTAAGATATTTATTCAAAATCTCTGGAAACAGAAATGTTCTTGGAATGAAACTCTTGGCGAAGATCTCCAGCAATGGTGGATGGACTTCAGACACAACTTAGCTGATCTATCAACCCTGAAGGTTCCACGGTGGCTCGCTTTCGATAACAGTATCGTTTCGTTGGAAATCCATGGATTTTGTGACGCATCCGAGAAGGCCTATGGTGCGTGTATTTATCTTCGGTGCACTTCATTCGATGGCCAGGTTACGGTTAACTTAATCACGGCCAAATCTAGAGTGGCACCACTCGATGATGTGCAgcggaaaaggaagaaaatcagCATACCAAGGTTGGAGCTATCATCTGCAGTTCTCCTGAGCCATGTCTACGAAAAGGTTGTCGACAGCTTACGGGTCAAGGCACAACCGTTCTTTTGGACAGACTCGACCATTGTGAAGTGCTGGCTGTCTTCAACTCCTTCCCGCTGGCAGATGTTTGTCGCTAATAGGGTCTCAGAAGTTCAGCATCTTACAAGAACAGGAACATGGAACCACATCTCCGGATCTGAAAACCCTGCAGATGTTATATCCAGGGGAATGACACCAGAAAGGCTAGCAAATCATCACACCTGGTGGCACGGACCAGAATGGTTAAGGAATCCACGCAACTTTTGGCCAAAAGGAACTACGACGGATGCAGAAGAGTTGGATCAATCGTTATTGGAGAAAAAATCGACTATTGCCGTTCCCGTACAACTTCAAGTTCCCAACGATATCTTCAAACTGCGATCAAGCTTTTTGGCACTTGTTCGGATTGCGGCTTTATGCCGAAGATTCACCTACAACTGTAGCAACCCAGCAAGCAGAAGGAAAGGCTACCTATCGTATCAAGAACGTGAAGAAGCGACGCTGGCACTCGTACGCCTTGCTCAAAGCGACAGCTTCGCCGAAGATAAGGAAGAAATATCATCGAGGGGACAAGTTTCTCCGTCGTCCAGGTTGAAATCTCTTCATCCTGCCCTAGTAAATGGAATACTCGTCGTTGGTGGTCGGCTTGAAAATGCGTCAGTCTCCAAGTAG